From the Equus przewalskii isolate Varuska chromosome 19, EquPr2, whole genome shotgun sequence genome, one window contains:
- the ZNF322 gene encoding zinc finger protein 322: MYTSEERYNQRTQKRKIYHVCPQKGKTIFIRVHEITQIDDQIYQCLEREQNLCENLALIMCERTHTGEKPYRCDMCEKTFIQSSDLISHQRIHNYEKPYKCSKCEKSFWHHLALSGHQRTHAGKKFYTCDICGKNFGQSSDLLVHQRSHTGEKPYLCSECDKCFSRSTNLIRHRRTHTGEKPFKCLECEKAFSGKSDLISHQRTHTGERPYKCNKCEKSYRHRSAFIVHKRVHTGEKPYKCGACEKCFGQKSDLIVHQRVHTGEKPYKCLECMRSFTRSANLIRHQATHTHTFKCLEYEKSFNCSSDLIVHQRIHMEEKPHQWSTCESGFLLGMDFVAQQKMRTQTEELHYKYSVCDKSFHQSSALLQHQTIHIGEKPYICNMGEKGLELSPPHASEASQMS; the protein is encoded by the coding sequence ATGTACACTTCAGAAGAGAGATATAATCAGAgaactcagaaaaggaaaatatatcatGTATGCCCTCAGAAGGGTAAAACGATTTTTATTCGTGTGCATGAGATCACTCAAATAGATGATCAGATATACCAGTGCCTTGAACGTGAGCAAAACTTGTGTGAAAACTTAGCTCTTATTATGTGTGAGAGaacccacactggggagaaaccttATAGATGTGATATGTGTGAGAAAACCTTCATCCAAAGCTCAGATCTTATTTCACACCAGAGGATCCACAATTATGAGAAACCTTATAAATGCAGCAAATGCGAGAAGAGCTTTTGGCACCACTTAGCCCTTTCAGGACACCAGAGAACACATGCAGGTAAAAAATTCTATACCTGTGATATTTGTGGCAAGAATTTTGGTCAGAGCTCTGATCTGCTTGTCCACCAGCGAAGCCATACGGGCGAGAAACCATATCTATGTAGTGAGTGTGATAAATGCTTCAGTCGAAGTACCAACCTCATAAGACACCGAAGAACTCACACAGGTGAGAAACCATTTAAGTGTCTGGAGTGTGAAAAAGCTTTTAGTGGGAAATCCGATCTTATTAGCCACCAGAGAACTCATACTGGTGAAAGGCCCTACAAATGTAATAAGTGTGAGAAAAGTTACCGACACCGTTCAGCCTTCATTGTTCATAAAAGAGTTCATACTGGGGAGAAGCCCTATAAGTGTGGTGCCTGTGAGAAATGCTTTGGCCAGAAATCAGACCTTATTGTGCACCAGAGAGTCCACACAGGTGAAAAGCCGTATAAATGCTTGGAATGTATGAGAAGTTTTACTCGGAGTGCCAACCTAATCAGGCACCAGGCAACTCACACTCACACTTTTAAATGCCTTGAATATGAGAAAAGTTTCAACTGTAGTTCAGACCTTATTGTGCATCAAAGAATTCACATGGAGGAGAAACCACATCAGTGGTCTACTTGTGAGAGTGGCTTCCTCCTAGGCATGGACTTTGTTGCCCAACAGAAAATGAGAACTCAAACAGAGGAACTGCATTATAAATATAGTGTATGTGATAAGAGCTTCCACCAGAGCTCAGCCCTCCTTCAACATCAGACAATCCACATTGGTGAAAAACCATATATTTGTAACATGGGTGAGAAAGGTCTTGAGCTCAGTCCTCCCCATGCATCGGAAGCCTCACAAATGTCTTGA